From Ananas comosus cultivar F153 linkage group 2, ASM154086v1, whole genome shotgun sequence:
AGCTTGAAGCTCAGGTGCCTCAGTTCATTACAGTTTATACAAATTTCCTATGCAATAATATGAGTTTCTACTGCTTACAGTTCGACTGTGATCAGAGTCCAACCCTTTTGTTCCAACGGTAACTCGAGAAACTCGCTCCAATGATCCAATAATTGAGCCTCAATTATCAGATCTACGTACGACTCGTCGATCCCCCCTTGGACCACCTCCCCACTTCTCTTCGCTTCATCTCCCACCATCATCGACCATGGCGACCGGAAACCTCGGGtgcgtcgtcgtcgccgtcgacGATAGCGAGGTGAGCATGGAGGCTCTCCGATGGGCCCTTGAcaacctccgcctccgccccgGCGGCGCCGCGGCCTCCTCCGTCGCCGGagaagccgccgccgccgaggagcCCGGCGTCTTCGTCGTCCTCCACGTCCAGCCCCCTCCCTCCATCGTCGCCGGCGTTAACCCCGGCTCAATCCCCTTCGGCGGCCCGAGTAACCGAAACCCTaattcctctcctctccttcgaTTCTTTGGTTTAATCGTTGTTTTTAGCCTAATTTGTAGTTAAAATTCGGATTTAGGTCACGTGGAGGTCCCCGCTTTCACAGCAGCGATTGAGGCGCATCAACGGCGCATTACGGAGGCGATCATGGATCACGCTCTTAAGATATGCGCCGAGAAAAATGTGAGATTGGattccattttttcttttttttaaagttacaatttgttttgcttttttttgctttgtaaTTGATTAGGGTTGCCTATGGTACTATGATTTGCTTCTCTGGATTGTAAGGTGGGTGTAAAAACTGAAGTGGTGGTGGGTGATCCAAAGGAGAAGATATGCGAGGCCACCGCTAGATTGAATGCCGATTTACTTGTGATGGGATGTCGGTCTTTTGGCCCGATCACAAGGTGAGACTTCTCTGATTCATCTTAGTTGTTCGGTGATACTTTTCGTTCTTTACTTCTTTAGTACTAAATCTACATGGCCTTGAGATATGATATCTACGTAAGTTTTTCATGCATGAATGAAGTAATTGCAATTGAGTACCTAAGGTATTGAGATTCTCTATTCATTTCAATTTTTCTCGACATTCTGTATTACAGTTGTAATATCTGCATTTTGAAACATCTTTAGCTACGCCACTTGATATACATTGTTTGAAGTTTCGATTATTAGCTGAAACTAGAAACCCAAAAAGTGATGAAGTAATGACAACCGGGAGGTGGACTTGGAAGCACAAAATTTCTTAATTTGAAGAGCTGTATTTGTTCAAAATCATTTGCAATTTGCATAATTCTACCTGAAAACTCTGTCCTTTTGACTTTG
This genomic window contains:
- the LOC109704713 gene encoding universal stress protein PHOS34-like, producing the protein MATGNLGCVVVAVDDSEVSMEALRWALDNLRLRPGGAAASSVAGEAAAAEEPGVFVVLHVQPPPSIVAGVNPGSIPFGGPSHVEVPAFTAAIEAHQRRITEAIMDHALKICAEKNVGVKTEVVVGDPKEKICEATARLNADLLVMGCRSFGPITRMFLGSVSNYCINHVSCPVIVIKGT